From Lentimicrobiaceae bacterium, a single genomic window includes:
- the dapB gene encoding 4-hydroxy-tetrahydrodipicolinate reductase, translating into MKIALSGYGRMGHEVEKAAIERGHQIVLALDNASDWSTHKINAREIDVVIDFSTPASAAWIVNHCLESGIPVVSGTTGWPAELEKIKERCLQLNGTFFYAPNFSIGVNIFFEINRKLASLLNNHRQYQASLHEIHHIHKLDAPSGTAIALANDIIAENHAYQSWQASSDKQACKLPVTSERSGEVPGTHIVQWESSADSIEIKHTAHNRQGFATGAVLAAEWLSGKTGVFDMQDLLNSTT; encoded by the coding sequence TTGAAAATTGCATTATCAGGATATGGCCGAATGGGCCACGAGGTCGAAAAAGCTGCTATTGAAAGAGGGCACCAAATAGTTTTAGCTCTTGACAATGCCAGCGACTGGAGTACGCACAAAATAAATGCCCGTGAAATAGATGTGGTTATTGATTTCAGCACTCCGGCATCCGCAGCCTGGATTGTTAATCATTGTCTGGAATCCGGCATTCCTGTCGTTTCGGGAACAACAGGCTGGCCGGCCGAACTTGAGAAAATAAAAGAACGTTGCCTGCAACTGAACGGGACATTTTTCTATGCTCCCAATTTCAGTATTGGTGTCAACATTTTTTTTGAAATCAACCGAAAACTTGCTTCACTGCTGAATAATCATCGCCAATATCAAGCCAGTTTACACGAAATACACCATATTCATAAACTGGATGCTCCGAGTGGTACTGCCATAGCTCTGGCCAACGATATTATAGCTGAAAATCATGCTTACCAAAGCTGGCAAGCCTCGTCAGACAAGCAAGCCTGTAAGTTACCTGTTACAAGTGAACGCTCCGGCGAAGTTCCCGGAACTCATATTGTACAATGGGAATCGTCAGCTGACTCCATTGAAATAAAACACACAGCGCATAACAGACAAGGATTTGCAACCGGAGCTGTACTTGCTGCTGAATGGCTGTCAGGGAAAACTGGGGTCTTTGATATGCAAGACCTGCTCAATTCAACCACCTGA
- a CDS encoding ParB/RepB/Spo0J family partition protein, which translates to MNPKKKALGRGLSAILESPETDITSTDISGSFVAGAVASIPVSQIDPNPFQPREDFDPDALNDLASSIKEQGIIQPITVRKMGYDKYQLISGERRLKASKLAGLEEIPCYIRIANDQQMLEMALVENIQRESLNSLEIAISYQRLLDECELTQEELSQRVGKNRATVANYIRLLKLPAEIQVAIRDSKISMGHARALINIDDEDTQITILRNVILKDLSVREVEEIARNLNKQPTTKKESKKVELPAVMDELCNTIAGKLNTKVSVSLNNKGRGNIVISFSSQKELQRLLSNLNQ; encoded by the coding sequence ATGAATCCTAAGAAAAAAGCTCTTGGACGCGGACTGAGCGCCATTCTCGAAAGCCCTGAAACGGATATCACCTCTACTGATATTTCAGGAAGTTTTGTAGCCGGCGCTGTCGCCTCAATCCCTGTTTCTCAGATAGACCCCAACCCTTTTCAGCCACGCGAAGACTTTGACCCTGACGCATTAAACGATTTGGCTTCTTCTATCAAAGAACAAGGGATCATTCAGCCTATTACCGTCAGGAAAATGGGTTATGACAAATACCAGCTTATTTCGGGTGAACGCAGGCTTAAAGCCTCAAAATTAGCCGGACTGGAAGAAATTCCCTGCTATATCAGGATTGCCAACGACCAGCAAATGCTTGAAATGGCACTGGTTGAAAATATTCAGCGCGAAAGCCTCAACTCGCTCGAAATTGCTATCAGCTATCAGCGACTGCTCGACGAATGCGAACTTACACAGGAAGAATTAAGCCAGCGCGTTGGAAAAAACAGAGCCACAGTTGCCAATTATATCCGTTTGCTCAAGCTGCCTGCTGAAATCCAGGTTGCCATCCGCGACAGCAAAATCAGCATGGGACATGCCAGGGCACTTATCAACATCGACGATGAGGATACTCAAATCACCATTCTGCGCAATGTGATTCTTAAAGATCTGTCGGTACGCGAAGTTGAAGAAATTGCCAGAAACCTGAATAAACAACCCACTACCAAAAAAGAATCGAAAAAAGTGGAATTACCTGCTGTTATGGATGAACTCTGTAATACTATTGCCGGTAAACTCAATACAAAAGTAAGTGTAAGCCTTAACAATAAAGGCAGAGGTAACATCGTTATCAGTTTCAGCTCTCAAAAAGAGCTGCAGCGACTTCTGAGTAACCTCAATCAATAA